A single genomic interval of Trinickia acidisoli harbors:
- a CDS encoding DUF6232 family protein, with protein MDNTFNERGVMITRNGLSAGGQIFSLREIQGARIETIQKNKILPLSLSLAGLAVAIAGGVSRSGAALTLGAMLIVVGILAWYTQDIKHRLVVSTQGGDREALSSPDSDFVKRVEQALQSALASIRNTIVQ; from the coding sequence ATGGATAACACTTTCAACGAGCGTGGCGTCATGATCACGCGCAACGGGCTTAGCGCGGGCGGCCAGATTTTTTCGTTGCGCGAGATTCAAGGCGCCCGCATCGAGACGATTCAAAAAAACAAAATCCTCCCGCTGTCGCTTTCGCTGGCCGGCCTAGCCGTCGCGATCGCAGGTGGCGTGTCGAGATCCGGCGCGGCGCTCACGCTCGGTGCGATGCTGATCGTCGTCGGCATACTCGCGTGGTACACGCAGGACATCAAGCACCGGCTCGTGGTCTCGACGCAAGGCGGGGATCGGGAAGCATTGTCGAGCCCCGATTCGGATTTCGTGAAACGCGTCGAGCAAGCGCTGCAAAGCGCGCTTGCATCGATCCGAAATACGATTGTCCAGTAG
- a CDS encoding DUF2866 domain-containing protein: MIEDTVFKHMRTMLKREHALPVQSCRVSTPVQRPWGRTYRLVEWTMHKDAPSHRCVVPAEYTDTDIARLVASHIPGRVYVDEVG; the protein is encoded by the coding sequence ATGATCGAAGATACGGTGTTCAAGCATATGCGCACGATGCTCAAGCGCGAGCATGCCTTACCGGTCCAAAGCTGCCGCGTATCGACGCCCGTGCAGCGTCCCTGGGGGCGCACCTACCGGCTAGTCGAATGGACGATGCACAAGGATGCGCCTTCGCATCGCTGCGTCGTACCCGCGGAATATACCGATACGGATATTGCGCGGCTCGTCGCGTCGCATATTCCCGGGCGCGTCTATGTCGACGAGGTCGGCTGA
- a CDS encoding succinylglutamate desuccinylase/aspartoacylase family protein: MQKKIHPLIAPSLGTERTLTSFHYGPEGGQKVYVQSSLHADELPGMLVAWELRRKLAALEAAGKLRAEIVVVPVPNPIGLNQHVLGQMIGRFETNTATNFNRNFYDLAALVIPRIEGRLTGDAAANLQAVRTTMREALAAQTPRTELESQRLALQCLSHDADIVLDLHCDFEGAMHLYTNPDLWSDVEPLSRYLDAKASLLALNSVGNPFDEIHSFCWSELRARFGNRFPIPNGSISVTVELRGQADVSYAHAEHDSQAIVEYLTHRALIEGTPAHLPPLAFPATPLAGTEPLISPISGVLVFRVPAGIRIEKGQDVADIVDPLTDRVETVRAGTSGVLYARHRTRFATAGMEVARIAGTTPLRSGSLLSA, encoded by the coding sequence ATGCAAAAGAAGATCCATCCGTTGATTGCCCCCTCGCTCGGCACCGAGCGCACGTTGACGAGCTTTCATTACGGCCCTGAGGGCGGCCAAAAGGTCTACGTGCAATCGTCGCTGCATGCCGACGAGTTGCCGGGCATGCTCGTCGCCTGGGAGCTGCGGCGCAAGCTGGCCGCCTTGGAAGCCGCGGGCAAGCTGCGCGCCGAGATCGTCGTCGTGCCGGTGCCGAATCCGATCGGGCTCAATCAACACGTGCTCGGACAAATGATCGGCCGCTTCGAAACGAACACGGCGACGAATTTCAACCGCAACTTCTACGATCTCGCCGCGCTCGTGATCCCCCGCATCGAAGGCCGCTTGACCGGCGATGCCGCCGCCAATCTTCAGGCGGTACGCACGACGATGCGCGAAGCGCTCGCGGCGCAAACGCCACGCACCGAACTCGAATCGCAACGGCTTGCGCTGCAATGCCTGTCGCACGATGCCGACATCGTGCTCGATCTGCATTGCGACTTCGAAGGTGCGATGCATCTCTACACGAACCCCGATCTGTGGTCCGACGTCGAACCGCTCTCGCGCTACCTCGATGCGAAGGCGTCGTTGCTCGCGCTCAATTCGGTCGGCAATCCGTTCGACGAAATCCACAGCTTCTGCTGGTCGGAGTTGCGCGCACGCTTCGGCAACCGCTTCCCGATTCCCAACGGCTCGATTTCGGTCACCGTCGAGCTGCGCGGCCAAGCCGACGTTTCCTACGCGCACGCCGAGCACGACTCGCAAGCGATCGTCGAGTATCTGACGCATCGCGCGCTCATCGAGGGCACGCCGGCGCACCTGCCGCCGCTCGCCTTCCCCGCTACGCCGCTCGCGGGCACCGAGCCGCTGATCTCGCCGATCTCCGGCGTACTCGTATTCCGCGTACCGGCCGGCATCCGGATCGAAAAAGGCCAAGACGTCGCCGACATCGTCGATCCGCTGACCGATCGTGTCGAAACGGTCAGGGCCGGCACGTCAGGCGTCCTTTATGCTCGACATCGAACCCGCTTTGCCACTGCCGGCATGGAAGTCGCCCGGATCGCGGGTACGACACCCTTGCGCAGCGGCAGTTTGCTGTCGGCCTGA
- a CDS encoding ABC transporter substrate-binding protein, with amino-acid sequence MKKLLAAVTIATLAVSAGVAQAKDWKTIRFGVDASYAPFESKAPNGKVVGFDIDLGNEICRRLHAKCVWVENDFDGMIPALKAKKFDGVLSSMTITPQREEQIAFSKPLFDTPTALVAKKGSGLLPTADSLKGKSVGVEQGTIQETYAKQNWEPKGVKVVPYQNQDQVYQDLQSGRLDAALQDQVQAELGFLKTPRGKDFAQAGQPIPSGAAAIGLRKDDTDLKADIDQAIDGMMHDGTYKKLEAKYFDFDVAPKG; translated from the coding sequence GTGAAAAAATTGTTAGCCGCCGTGACCATCGCCACGCTCGCCGTCTCGGCCGGCGTGGCGCAAGCGAAAGACTGGAAGACCATCCGTTTCGGTGTCGACGCGAGCTACGCCCCCTTTGAATCGAAAGCGCCGAACGGCAAGGTCGTCGGCTTCGATATCGATCTCGGCAACGAGATCTGCCGCCGTCTGCATGCGAAATGCGTTTGGGTCGAGAACGACTTCGACGGCATGATCCCCGCGCTGAAGGCCAAGAAGTTCGACGGCGTGCTGTCGTCGATGACGATCACGCCGCAACGCGAAGAACAAATCGCTTTCTCGAAGCCGCTGTTCGATACGCCGACGGCGCTCGTCGCGAAAAAGGGCTCGGGCCTGCTGCCGACGGCCGATTCGCTCAAGGGCAAATCGGTTGGCGTCGAGCAGGGTACGATTCAGGAAACGTACGCCAAGCAGAACTGGGAACCGAAGGGCGTGAAGGTCGTTCCCTACCAGAACCAAGACCAGGTCTACCAAGATCTGCAATCGGGCCGCCTCGACGCCGCCTTGCAAGACCAAGTGCAAGCGGAGCTCGGCTTCTTGAAGACGCCGCGCGGCAAGGACTTCGCGCAGGCCGGCCAACCGATCCCCTCGGGCGCGGCCGCGATTGGCCTGCGTAAGGACGATACCGATCTGAAGGCCGACATCGACCAAGCCATCGACGGCATGATGCACGACGGCACCTACAAGAAGCTGGAAGCGAAGTATTTCGACTTCGACGTCGCTCCGAAGGGCTGA
- a CDS encoding NAD-dependent succinate-semialdehyde dehydrogenase — protein sequence MQNIEPIDLKDPSLLKTKAFIAGSWQDADSGATFEVRNPATGRVLATVPEMGAAETRRAIEAANAAWAAWRAQPAKARAAVLRKWYELLLANADDLAAIMTAEQGKPLAEAKGEIQYAASFLEWFGEEAKRVYGDTIPSPTNDKRLVVVKEPIGVCAAITPWNFPAAMITRKVGPALAAGCPFVVKPAEATPLSALALAVLAERAGVPAGVLSVITGEPKAIGAEMTSNALVRKLSFTGSTAVGRLLMSQCAPTVKKVSLELGGNAPFIVFDDADLDAAVVGAIASKYRNSGQTCVCANRFYVHEKVFDAFAAKLRAAVEQLKVGRGTEPGVTQGPLINEAALLKVEAHIADALSKGAKVVTGGKRHALGHNFFEPTVLAGATSAMKLAKEETFGPVAPLFKFSSDDEVVRFANDTEFGLAAYFYSRDIGRVWRVAEALEYGMVGINTGIVSNEVAPFGGVKQSGLGREGSHYGIDEYVVVKYLCMGL from the coding sequence ATGCAGAACATCGAACCGATCGATCTGAAAGACCCTTCGTTGCTGAAAACGAAGGCATTCATCGCCGGAAGCTGGCAAGACGCCGACAGCGGCGCCACGTTCGAAGTGCGCAACCCGGCCACGGGCCGCGTGCTGGCGACGGTACCTGAAATGGGTGCGGCCGAAACGCGGCGTGCAATCGAAGCGGCAAACGCGGCTTGGGCCGCGTGGCGTGCGCAACCGGCCAAAGCGCGCGCGGCCGTGTTGCGCAAGTGGTATGAGCTCTTGCTCGCCAATGCCGACGACCTCGCCGCCATCATGACGGCCGAACAAGGCAAACCGCTTGCCGAAGCGAAGGGCGAGATCCAGTACGCCGCATCGTTTCTCGAATGGTTCGGCGAGGAAGCGAAGCGCGTCTACGGCGACACGATTCCGAGCCCGACGAACGACAAGCGCCTTGTCGTCGTGAAGGAGCCGATCGGTGTCTGCGCCGCCATCACGCCGTGGAACTTCCCGGCCGCGATGATCACCCGCAAGGTCGGCCCTGCGTTGGCGGCCGGATGCCCGTTCGTCGTCAAGCCGGCCGAGGCCACGCCGTTGTCGGCGCTGGCGCTCGCCGTGCTGGCCGAGCGCGCCGGCGTGCCGGCCGGCGTCCTGAGTGTCATAACGGGCGAACCGAAGGCGATCGGCGCCGAGATGACAAGCAACGCGCTCGTACGCAAACTCTCGTTTACGGGCTCGACGGCCGTCGGCCGGCTGTTGATGTCCCAATGCGCGCCGACGGTCAAGAAGGTCTCGCTCGAACTCGGCGGCAACGCGCCGTTCATCGTGTTCGACGACGCGGATCTCGATGCGGCCGTGGTCGGCGCCATCGCGTCGAAGTATCGCAACAGCGGGCAGACCTGCGTCTGTGCGAACCGCTTCTACGTGCACGAAAAGGTGTTCGACGCGTTCGCCGCCAAGCTGCGCGCGGCCGTCGAACAATTGAAGGTCGGCCGCGGCACCGAGCCCGGCGTGACCCAAGGCCCGCTCATCAACGAGGCGGCCTTGTTGAAAGTCGAGGCGCACATCGCCGATGCGCTGTCGAAGGGCGCAAAAGTCGTGACGGGCGGCAAGCGGCATGCGCTCGGCCACAACTTCTTCGAGCCGACCGTGCTGGCCGGCGCCACGTCGGCCATGAAACTCGCGAAGGAAGAAACGTTCGGCCCCGTGGCGCCGTTGTTCAAATTCTCGAGCGACGACGAAGTGGTGCGCTTCGCCAACGATACCGAGTTCGGCCTCGCCGCCTACTTCTACAGCCGTGACATAGGCCGGGTTTGGCGGGTGGCCGAAGCGCTCGAGTACGGCATGGTCGGCATCAACACAGGCATCGTCTCGAACGAGGTCGCGCCGTTCGGCGGCGTCAAGCAATCAGGCCTCGGACGCGAAGGATCGCATTACGGCATCGACGAATACGTCGTCGTCAAGTATTTGTGCATGGGGCTTTAA
- the gabT gene encoding 4-aminobutyrate--2-oxoglutarate transaminase, producing MKNSDLQARKDAATPRGVGVMCDFYAARAENAELWDVEGRRFIDFAAGIAVLNTGHRHPRIVAAIEAQLARFTHTAYQVVPYASYVELAEKINARAPGTSPKKTAFFTTGAEAVENAVKIARAATGRPGVIAFAGGFHGRTLMGMALTGKVAPYKVGFGPFPSDVYHAPFPNRVHGVTTADALHAVETLLKADIEPIRVAAIVFEPVQGEGGFNVAPPEFVRGLRRLCDEHGIVLIADEVQTGFARTGQLFAMQHYDVAADLITMAKSLAGGMPLSGVVGRADLMDAAAPGGLGGTYAGNPLALASAHAVLDIIDEERLCERATRLGDTLKARLEALRTDIPQLADIRGPGAMVAAEFLQPGTRTPDAAFVKRVQAHALERGLLLLVCGTYGNVIRFLFPLTIETSVFDDALGLLEEALKESVGAMA from the coding sequence GTGAAGAATTCCGACCTGCAGGCTCGCAAGGATGCCGCCACGCCGCGCGGCGTCGGCGTGATGTGCGACTTCTACGCGGCACGCGCCGAAAACGCCGAGCTCTGGGATGTCGAGGGCCGCCGCTTCATCGACTTCGCCGCGGGCATCGCCGTATTGAACACGGGACACCGCCATCCTCGCATCGTCGCCGCCATTGAAGCGCAATTGGCGCGCTTCACGCACACGGCTTACCAGGTCGTGCCGTACGCATCCTACGTGGAGCTTGCGGAAAAGATCAACGCCCGCGCGCCCGGCACGTCTCCAAAGAAAACAGCATTCTTCACCACCGGCGCCGAAGCCGTCGAGAATGCCGTGAAGATCGCCCGCGCCGCGACGGGCCGCCCTGGCGTGATCGCGTTTGCCGGCGGGTTTCACGGGCGCACGCTGATGGGCATGGCGCTCACGGGGAAGGTCGCCCCGTACAAAGTCGGATTCGGCCCGTTCCCGTCCGACGTCTACCACGCGCCGTTTCCGAATCGCGTCCACGGCGTCACGACGGCCGATGCGCTGCATGCCGTCGAAACGCTGCTGAAAGCGGACATCGAGCCGATTCGCGTTGCGGCCATCGTCTTCGAGCCCGTGCAAGGCGAAGGCGGTTTCAACGTCGCGCCGCCCGAATTCGTGCGGGGCCTGCGCCGCCTCTGCGACGAGCACGGAATCGTCCTCATCGCCGACGAGGTGCAAACGGGTTTCGCCCGCACAGGCCAGCTTTTTGCGATGCAACACTACGACGTCGCCGCCGATCTGATCACGATGGCGAAAAGCTTGGCGGGCGGCATGCCGCTGTCGGGGGTCGTCGGCCGCGCCGATTTGATGGATGCCGCGGCGCCCGGCGGCCTTGGCGGCACCTACGCCGGCAATCCCCTTGCACTGGCCTCGGCGCATGCCGTGCTCGACATCATCGACGAAGAACGGCTCTGCGAACGTGCCACGCGGCTCGGCGACACACTCAAAGCGCGTCTTGAAGCGTTGCGCACCGACATTCCGCAGCTTGCGGATATCCGCGGCCCAGGCGCGATGGTCGCCGCCGAGTTTCTGCAACCCGGCACGCGCACGCCCGACGCCGCATTCGTCAAGCGCGTGCAGGCGCACGCGCTCGAGCGTGGCCTACTGCTGCTCGTCTGCGGCACTTACGGCAACGTCATCCGCTTCCTGTTTCCGCTCACCATCGAGACATCCGTGTTCGACGACGCACTCGGCCTGCTCGAGGAAGCCTTGAAGGAAAGCGTCGGTGCGATGGCGTAA
- a CDS encoding M14 family zinc carboxypeptidase yields the protein MTAVLPSLPKTTFAEYEELKAILDAGSRRMAVRAVSEVSAGGHAFPIYVATLGSLDPQVPAIGFFAGIHGLERIGTQLLLDYMRSLVARLEWDALLQEQLRGIRLVFMPIVNPGGMWAMTRSNPNGVDLMRNAPQNAEGRVPFLAGGQRIGPWLPWYRGASGAPMELEAATLLRVVEEELLSRPLSFALDCHSGYGFRDSIWFPYAKSTKHIAHLPEMFVLKAMFEQAHPHHGYLFGPQSMQYLAHGDLWDCAYDKRRAPSIFLPLTLELGSWLWIKKNPLQILRREGMFNPIKAHRTERVLRRHTNLLDFLARAAYAARRWLPCGASRDRLMTCAVEYWYRRRRA from the coding sequence ATGACAGCCGTCCTTCCCTCGTTGCCCAAGACCACGTTCGCCGAATACGAGGAATTGAAGGCGATTCTGGACGCGGGCAGTCGACGCATGGCCGTGCGCGCCGTGTCCGAAGTGAGCGCCGGCGGTCACGCATTTCCGATCTACGTCGCCACGCTCGGCTCGCTCGACCCTCAGGTGCCGGCCATCGGTTTTTTCGCGGGCATCCACGGGCTCGAACGCATCGGCACGCAGTTGCTGCTCGACTACATGCGTTCGCTCGTGGCCCGGCTCGAATGGGACGCGTTGCTGCAAGAACAATTGCGCGGGATCCGGCTCGTCTTCATGCCGATCGTCAATCCCGGTGGCATGTGGGCCATGACGCGCTCGAATCCCAACGGTGTCGACCTCATGCGCAACGCGCCGCAAAATGCGGAAGGACGCGTGCCGTTTCTGGCCGGCGGCCAGCGCATCGGGCCTTGGCTGCCTTGGTATCGCGGCGCGAGCGGTGCGCCGATGGAGCTCGAAGCCGCTACACTGCTGCGTGTCGTGGAGGAAGAACTGCTGTCGCGGCCGCTCAGTTTCGCGCTCGATTGCCATTCGGGCTACGGCTTTCGCGACAGCATCTGGTTTCCTTACGCGAAGTCGACGAAACACATCGCGCATTTGCCGGAGATGTTCGTGCTCAAGGCCATGTTCGAGCAAGCGCATCCGCATCACGGCTATTTGTTTGGGCCGCAGAGCATGCAGTACCTCGCTCACGGCGATCTGTGGGATTGCGCGTACGACAAGCGCCGCGCGCCGTCGATCTTCCTGCCGCTCACGCTCGAGCTCGGCTCGTGGCTTTGGATCAAGAAGAATCCGCTGCAGATCTTGCGGCGCGAGGGCATGTTCAATCCCATCAAAGCGCATCGCACGGAGCGCGTGCTGCGGCGTCATACGAACCTGCTGGACTTCCTTGCACGCGCCGCGTATGCAGCGCGGCGTTGGCTGCCGTGCGGCGCAAGCCGCGATCGGTTGATGACGTGCGCGGTCGAGTATTGGTACCGCAGGCGGCGAGCATGA
- a CDS encoding alpha/beta fold hydrolase yields the protein MSAWILLRGLTREARHWAQFPARLRASGLDAEIVCLDLPGSGQHVDLRAPTSIAATTDFVRARLAVDGHAPPYRVVALSLGAMVAVDWAQRFPAEIERLVLINTSMHRYSGPHERLRPSAWPRALRAAWRWRGRQDRRVAEAAIHALTCRREDEREADLAAWIEIYESAPPTRTNALRQLLAAARFRGTPLAPRCPTLVLASRDDALVHPVCSTKLAAAWGATLIEHPWAGHDLPHDDPAWLADAIAAWVGDGVGNASAVVVPSTGA from the coding sequence ATGAGTGCATGGATCCTACTGCGCGGGCTGACGCGCGAGGCGAGGCACTGGGCGCAATTTCCCGCTCGGCTGCGAGCGAGCGGCTTGGACGCGGAGATCGTCTGTCTCGATCTGCCCGGTAGCGGGCAGCATGTGGATCTGCGTGCGCCGACGAGCATCGCTGCGACGACGGACTTCGTGCGCGCCCGCCTCGCGGTGGACGGACATGCGCCGCCGTACCGCGTCGTCGCGCTCTCGCTCGGCGCGATGGTTGCCGTCGATTGGGCGCAACGTTTTCCGGCCGAGATCGAGCGGCTCGTGCTCATCAACACGAGCATGCACCGATACAGCGGGCCGCACGAGCGGCTGCGGCCCAGCGCATGGCCGCGGGCGTTGCGAGCGGCGTGGCGCTGGCGCGGCAGGCAAGACAGGCGTGTGGCCGAAGCGGCGATTCATGCTTTGACGTGCCGTCGCGAGGACGAGCGCGAGGCGGATCTCGCCGCCTGGATCGAGATCTACGAAAGCGCACCGCCTACGCGGACGAACGCATTGCGGCAACTCTTGGCGGCCGCGCGCTTTCGCGGTACGCCGCTTGCGCCGCGCTGTCCGACGCTCGTGCTGGCTTCGCGCGACGACGCGCTGGTCCATCCCGTGTGCTCGACGAAGCTGGCCGCCGCATGGGGCGCAACGCTGATCGAGCATCCCTGGGCCGGACACGACCTTCCCCACGACGATCCCGCATGGCTCGCCGATGCGATCGCGGCGTGGGTGGGCGATGGGGTGGGGAATGCCTCGGCTGTCGTCGTGCCTTCGACTGGCGCATAA